In Camelus ferus isolate YT-003-E chromosome 10, BCGSAC_Cfer_1.0, whole genome shotgun sequence, the following proteins share a genomic window:
- the LOC102518010 gene encoding LOW QUALITY PROTEIN: olfactory receptor 2D3-like (The sequence of the model RefSeq protein was modified relative to this genomic sequence to represent the inferred CDS: inserted 2 bases in 1 codon) — MGEGNQTFVAEFILLGLSQDPKIQILLFCVFLIVYLLSVFGNLLIIILIQTDSQLHTPMYFFLKNLSFADLCFSTSIVPQMLAHFLVKKKTISFAGCSLQLVVFLLVGCTECALLAVMSYDRYVAVCKPLHYSTIMTQRVCVQLAIVSWISGAFVCSVDSAFTLCLPYQGQNVINHYFCEPPALLKLASADTYDAEVALFAMGVIILLXPVSLILVSYWNIISTVIRMQSGEGRLKVFSTCGSHLTVVVLYYGSGIFAYMRPNSKTMSEKDKVISVFYSVMTSMLNPMIYSLRNKDVKGALRKLAGR; from the exons ATGGGAGAAGGAAACCAAACTTTTGTGGCTGAATTTATCTTGCTGGGATTATCGCAGGATCCAAAGATTCAGATCTTGCTGTTCTGTGTTTTCCTGATCGTTTACCTTCTCTCTGTATTTGGAAACCTGCTCATTATAATCCTTATCCAAACTGATTCTCAACTTCACActcccatgtactttttcctcaaAAACTTGTCCTTTGCTGACCTTTGTTTCTCTACAAGCATCGTTCCCCAGATGTTGGCCCACTTCctggtaaaaaagaaaaccatttcctTTGCTGGGTGCTCACTCCAGTTAGTTGTCTTCCTCCTGGTAGGGTGTACGGAGTGTGCACTGCTGGCGGTGATGtcctatgaccgctatgtggctgtctgcaagccccTGCACTATTCTACTATCATGACCCAGAGGGTTTGTGTCCAGTTGGCCATAGTGTCCTGGATCAGTGGGGCATTTGTCTGTTCAGTGGACAGTGCATTTACACTGTGTCTGCCCTACCAGGGACAGAATGTAATTAATCATTATTTTTGTGAACCTCCTGCCCTCCTGAAGCTGGCTTCGGCTGACACCTACGATGCTGAGGTGGCCCTCTTTGCCATGGGTGTAATTATTCTCTT GCCTGTCTCCCTCATCCTGGTCTCCTACTGGAATATTATCTCCACTGTGATTCGGATGCAGTCAGGGGAGGGGAGACTCAAGGTCTTCTCTACTTGTGGCTCCCATCTCACTGTTGTGGTTCTCTACTATGGCTCTGGAATATTTGCCTACATGAGACCCAATTCCAAGACAATGAGTGAAAAGGATAAGGTCATCTCTGTGTTCTATTCTGTTATGACTTCCATGTTGAACCCCATGATTTACAGCCTGAGGAACAAGGATGTGAAAGGGGCTCTGAGGAAGCTGGCGGGCCGATAG